From Pelagicoccus albus, the proteins below share one genomic window:
- a CDS encoding efflux RND transporter permease subunit, with amino-acid sequence MLNALIRFSLSQRALVIVFSAVVLVWGVKTALELPVEVLPDLTKPTVTLLTEAGGFAPEEVETLVTIPLENALMGASGVTRLRSVNDVGLSLIFVEFEWGTDIYRARQFVQERIGGVAEQLPEGVSPYMTPVASLMGNILLVGLFDPTGDMEPRELRALADWTVARRLQSIPGVAEVLAMGGGVKQVQVQPLPDRMLALGVSYEEIHRAAANAVRNTTGGFLTESAQEIMVRNLAMTTDLNEISDTVVSYDQDRPIRIRDVANVVWGVEPMRGDAGLGTKLSGMGDFDAAEAKGYPGVILSITKSPGFDTLDLTGKVEAVLEELRPSLPEGVRLVTVYRQSDFIDLSIGNLKEALLDGSIMVAIVLFLFLLNFRITLITLTAIPLSLGITVIVFDFWGLSVNSMTLGGLAVAIGMVVDDAIVDVENVFRRLRENVAQKHPKPNLEVIASASREVRSSILYATVLIILVFLPLMALSGVEGRLFSPIAVATIVSMAASFVVSLTVIPVLSSYLLKPKAGVEHKDGFVVRALKWFFEKTWLRLSLAQPLLVLGITGVLLFFAYSSYVRMGGNFLPAFREPTLLVAMTSAPGTSLKQTTELAMVAQDLLLEVPEVETLGFRAGRAERGDHVVPVSTVEFDVEFKKDFERSPKEVVEDIRNRMRSIPGTFSAMSGPLADRVGHMLSGVSAKVAVKVFGPDLEELRTIGSQIVDIARSIPGLEEARMEQQAPIPQLRIEVDRKRALAYGVTPGELNDQLAALMGGDAVAEVYEGQRVYDLVVRLPLEWRESPDRLAEMYIDTMSGQRIPLSYVADIRQANGPNTILRENTLRRFVVSINPTVDDLNTVVETLQREVTEQIKLPVGYSISYEGEYQAQMEARRMIAIVSTIVLLVIVFLLFSYFKGFGFVLLVLTIVPISLIGSVFYTRITLDTVSIATLVGFIAVAGIAARNNIMLISHYLRLMRFEGEPFGRAMVVRGTLERLVPILMTAISAGLALIPLVIAAEEPGKEILSPVAVVIIGGLVSSTLLGLGVTPALFLSFCRKSALKSIRLKSAASE; translated from the coding sequence ATGCTCAATGCATTGATACGTTTTTCGCTCTCTCAAAGAGCCTTGGTTATAGTTTTTTCCGCGGTGGTTTTGGTGTGGGGGGTAAAGACAGCTCTAGAGTTGCCGGTGGAGGTTCTACCGGATTTAACCAAACCCACCGTCACGCTGCTAACCGAAGCAGGTGGTTTCGCTCCAGAGGAAGTGGAGACTTTGGTAACCATCCCGCTCGAGAACGCCTTGATGGGGGCCTCGGGTGTGACACGATTGCGTTCCGTTAACGACGTGGGCTTGTCGCTTATCTTTGTAGAATTCGAATGGGGGACGGATATCTATCGGGCTCGGCAGTTCGTGCAGGAACGAATTGGCGGGGTAGCGGAACAGTTGCCTGAAGGCGTTTCGCCTTATATGACTCCGGTCGCTTCATTGATGGGAAATATTTTGCTGGTAGGGCTTTTTGATCCCACCGGAGATATGGAACCTAGGGAGTTGAGGGCCCTTGCTGATTGGACGGTTGCAAGGCGTCTGCAGTCTATTCCCGGGGTTGCTGAGGTTTTGGCTATGGGAGGTGGCGTGAAGCAGGTGCAGGTCCAGCCTTTGCCTGATCGCATGTTGGCGCTCGGTGTGAGTTACGAGGAAATTCATCGGGCGGCGGCGAATGCGGTTCGCAATACGACGGGAGGTTTTTTGACCGAGTCCGCCCAAGAGATTATGGTTCGAAATTTGGCTATGACCACGGATCTGAATGAGATTTCGGATACGGTGGTAAGCTACGACCAAGATCGTCCCATCCGGATCAGGGATGTGGCGAATGTGGTGTGGGGGGTAGAGCCGATGCGAGGCGACGCGGGACTCGGAACCAAGCTATCTGGTATGGGCGACTTCGACGCGGCCGAGGCCAAGGGATACCCGGGGGTGATTTTGAGCATTACCAAATCTCCCGGTTTCGACACCTTGGATCTTACGGGAAAAGTGGAAGCTGTTTTAGAAGAACTCAGGCCAAGCCTTCCGGAGGGGGTACGTTTAGTCACTGTGTATCGTCAGTCTGACTTTATTGATTTATCAATCGGTAATCTAAAGGAGGCTTTGCTCGACGGCTCTATTATGGTCGCGATCGTGCTATTTCTTTTTCTGCTAAATTTCAGAATTACGCTTATCACGCTTACCGCTATTCCACTTTCATTGGGGATAACTGTAATCGTATTCGATTTTTGGGGGCTAAGCGTAAACTCGATGACGCTGGGAGGCTTGGCGGTGGCGATCGGTATGGTGGTGGACGATGCGATCGTCGATGTGGAAAACGTGTTCCGGCGGCTTCGTGAGAATGTCGCTCAAAAACACCCTAAGCCGAATCTTGAGGTGATCGCGTCAGCATCCCGCGAGGTACGCTCCTCAATTCTTTATGCCACGGTGCTAATTATTTTAGTCTTTCTGCCTCTGATGGCCCTGAGCGGTGTCGAAGGAAGGCTCTTTTCGCCCATTGCAGTGGCAACCATAGTTAGCATGGCTGCGTCTTTTGTTGTATCCTTAACGGTGATACCTGTGCTCAGTAGTTACTTGCTGAAGCCAAAGGCTGGTGTGGAGCATAAGGACGGTTTTGTTGTGCGAGCCTTGAAGTGGTTCTTCGAGAAGACGTGGTTGCGACTTTCGCTCGCGCAGCCTTTGCTGGTGCTGGGGATTACTGGAGTCCTTCTCTTTTTTGCCTACTCCTCCTACGTGCGAATGGGAGGTAACTTTCTGCCAGCTTTTCGTGAGCCCACGCTGCTTGTTGCGATGACCTCTGCTCCCGGAACTTCGCTCAAGCAAACTACCGAGTTGGCTATGGTTGCTCAAGATTTGCTACTGGAAGTCCCAGAGGTCGAGACCCTCGGCTTCAGGGCGGGGCGTGCGGAGAGAGGCGACCATGTGGTCCCGGTTTCCACAGTAGAGTTTGATGTCGAATTCAAGAAAGATTTCGAGCGCTCGCCGAAAGAGGTGGTTGAGGATATCCGTAATCGCATGAGGAGTATACCTGGAACCTTTAGCGCAATGAGTGGGCCTTTGGCTGATCGCGTGGGACATATGTTGAGCGGCGTATCGGCCAAGGTAGCAGTAAAAGTATTTGGTCCTGACCTAGAAGAATTGAGGACGATCGGTAGTCAAATTGTGGATATCGCTCGCTCGATACCAGGATTGGAGGAGGCTCGCATGGAGCAACAGGCTCCGATTCCCCAACTGCGAATCGAAGTGGATCGAAAGCGAGCCTTGGCTTACGGGGTGACTCCCGGGGAGCTTAACGATCAACTCGCTGCACTCATGGGAGGAGATGCGGTGGCTGAAGTTTACGAGGGACAGAGGGTTTATGATCTGGTGGTTCGGCTGCCCTTGGAGTGGCGGGAGTCGCCAGATCGATTGGCGGAGATGTACATTGATACCATGAGTGGGCAGCGTATCCCGCTGAGCTATGTCGCCGATATCAGACAGGCGAACGGACCGAACACGATTCTGCGAGAAAACACTCTTAGGCGTTTCGTCGTATCCATAAACCCGACGGTGGATGACTTGAATACAGTAGTAGAAACGCTGCAAAGGGAAGTGACAGAGCAGATTAAATTGCCGGTCGGTTATTCGATATCCTACGAAGGGGAATATCAGGCTCAGATGGAGGCACGAAGGATGATCGCAATTGTATCCACAATTGTGTTGCTTGTGATCGTTTTTCTTCTGTTCAGCTACTTTAAGGGGTTCGGCTTTGTGCTGCTGGTTTTGACGATCGTGCCAATCTCCTTGATCGGGAGCGTATTTTACACGCGTATCACTTTGGATACTGTGAGTATCGCGACTTTGGTTGGCTTCATAGCGGTGGCAGGTATCGCGGCTCGCAACAATATCATGCTCATCTCCCACTATCTACGCTTGATGCGGTTCGAAGGAGAACCGTTTGGTCGGGCCATGGTGGTGCGCGGGACACTGGAACGCCTGGTGCCGATATTGATGACGGCGATCTCCGCCGGACTTGCTTTGATCCCGCTGGTCATCGCAGCGGAAGAACCAGGGAAAGAAATCCTAAGCCCTGTGGCAGTCGTCATCATCGGAGGCCTTGTTAGCTCCACCTTGCTTGGACTTGGAGTGACGCCGGCCCTATTTCTCAGTTTCTGCCGAAAGTCGGCTCTCAAATCGATACGCCTCAAGTCTGCCGCTTCCGAATGA
- a CDS encoding bifunctional 4-hydroxy-2-oxoglutarate aldolase/2-dehydro-3-deoxy-phosphogluconate aldolase yields the protein MLSKEIEDQIRASGIIAVIAIEDAADAVPMAKALQKGGITAIELTLRTPAALDSIRAISKEVPEILLGAGTILTTEQVDAAKEAGASFGVAPGLNSRIIEYADKVGLPFAPGVMTPSDIERALELGCKTMKFFPSESVGGMKTLSTMAAPYKHLGISFIPLGGLNEGNMASYLTSPLVSAIGGSWLAKTDKIAAKDWDGIEAAAAKAVAIAKEAKA from the coding sequence ATGCTGTCAAAAGAAATTGAAGATCAGATCCGCGCGAGCGGCATCATAGCAGTAATCGCCATCGAAGATGCCGCCGACGCCGTACCCATGGCCAAGGCCCTGCAAAAGGGAGGCATCACCGCGATCGAACTAACCCTCCGCACCCCAGCTGCCCTCGACTCTATCCGCGCCATCAGCAAAGAAGTCCCCGAAATCCTCTTGGGAGCCGGAACCATCCTCACCACCGAGCAGGTCGATGCCGCTAAGGAAGCGGGCGCCTCATTCGGTGTAGCTCCTGGCTTGAACAGCCGTATCATCGAATACGCTGACAAGGTTGGCCTCCCCTTCGCTCCGGGCGTCATGACTCCCAGCGATATCGAGAGAGCCTTGGAGCTGGGTTGCAAGACCATGAAATTCTTCCCATCCGAATCGGTTGGCGGAATGAAAACGCTCTCCACCATGGCCGCTCCCTACAAGCACCTCGGCATCAGCTTCATCCCACTAGGAGGACTCAACGAAGGAAACATGGCCTCCTACCTCACTTCCCCGCTCGTATCCGCAATTGGCGGATCCTGGCTCGCCAAGACAGACAAGATCGCCGCCAAGGATTGGGACGGCATCGAAGCGGCAGCCGCCAAAGCGGTGGCCATCGCCAAAGAAGCGAAAGCGTAA
- a CDS encoding zinc-dependent alcohol dehydrogenase produces the protein MDASKIAEIVRETLRNQKLLEEESEAASSPSTSVSSPVSSGAKSGRAAVLVEPRRLEIREFPLRAIGPDEILVKVEACGVCGTDVHCYKSDPFGLAPNVLGHEGTGEVIEIGADVAMDSVGKPVKVGDKIVTSLLEVSPDCLIAKYNPAKSNLSDDLKVYGLLPDEPNNHFNGYFAEYLIIRPGSSFFVVNDMSVDLRCLIEPAAVVCHALERAKSCGGNRLNFRSRIVVQGCGPIGLLMIAVLRTHGVNNIIALDGNPNRLEMARSLGADETINYKEYAGVDEIAEKVKSLTKGLGAHWGFQVTGVPVAHANLYKMIRRGGGICEVGHFVDGGECAINPHRDICSKEITLVGSWVYNSFEYPNAYHFLQRAERIGLPVSSIITHKFPLDQIDEAFQVNLRQEGVKVVVEA, from the coding sequence ATGGATGCTTCAAAAATAGCTGAAATCGTTAGGGAAACCCTAAGAAACCAGAAGTTGCTGGAAGAAGAGTCGGAGGCTGCGAGTTCTCCCTCCACCAGCGTTTCCTCGCCCGTGTCTAGCGGTGCCAAGTCCGGCAGGGCGGCAGTGCTCGTGGAGCCGCGTCGCTTGGAAATCCGGGAGTTTCCGCTGAGGGCAATCGGGCCTGATGAGATCTTGGTCAAGGTGGAGGCTTGTGGCGTTTGCGGCACGGATGTCCACTGCTATAAGTCGGATCCTTTTGGACTCGCTCCTAACGTGCTCGGTCACGAAGGCACAGGCGAAGTGATTGAAATCGGAGCGGATGTAGCGATGGATAGCGTCGGAAAACCGGTTAAGGTGGGCGATAAAATCGTTACCAGTCTGCTTGAAGTTTCGCCAGATTGCTTGATTGCCAAGTACAACCCGGCCAAGTCGAACTTGAGCGACGATCTCAAGGTTTATGGACTGCTGCCCGACGAGCCGAACAACCATTTCAACGGTTACTTCGCCGAGTATCTAATCATTCGTCCCGGCTCCTCGTTTTTCGTGGTTAACGATATGAGCGTGGATCTGCGTTGCTTGATCGAGCCGGCAGCGGTGGTTTGTCACGCTTTGGAACGAGCTAAGAGCTGCGGTGGAAACCGTCTTAACTTCAGATCTCGTATCGTGGTGCAAGGCTGTGGGCCTATCGGATTACTGATGATCGCGGTACTGCGCACTCATGGTGTTAACAACATCATCGCTTTGGACGGAAATCCTAATCGCCTCGAGATGGCTCGTTCGTTGGGTGCCGATGAGACGATCAACTACAAGGAGTACGCTGGGGTCGACGAGATCGCGGAAAAGGTGAAGTCGCTCACCAAGGGGCTGGGCGCTCATTGGGGGTTCCAGGTGACAGGCGTTCCCGTGGCTCACGCCAATCTGTATAAGATGATTCGCCGCGGCGGAGGTATTTGTGAAGTCGGCCACTTCGTAGATGGAGGGGAGTGCGCGATCAATCCTCACCGTGATATTTGCTCCAAGGAAATTACCTTGGTTGGCAGCTGGGTGTATAATAGTTTTGAATACCCGAACGCTTACCACTTCTTGCAGCGTGCGGAGCGGATCGGTCTGCCTGTATCCTCAATCATTACCCACAAGTTTCCGCTCGATCAGATCGACGAAGCTTTCCAGGTGAATTTGCGCCAAGAGGGTGTGAAGGTCGTGGTGGAAGCGTAG
- a CDS encoding IclR family transcriptional regulator domain-containing protein, which yields MSKETRQLATSLFKALDLLTAIASRGNGISIQELVSIMSLPRTSLLRLLDSLAHYGLVERDDQRQYYVTDAFHEWRRRDPDQHLRDRFAPMMRRVTDELGEMTTLGRLAGRVIKHVHCEEPDRRVRVTNPMGRRFRIETLAMGKLVLTVRPDLIPGDASQKFLGELEEIRERGFAMNFAESEEAIVAWGIWLGEPSPLTPLMAITWPDFRFSQESLDQARELLRKESSDLGPFPLFA from the coding sequence GTGTCAAAAGAAACTCGCCAACTTGCCACCTCTCTTTTCAAGGCTCTTGACTTGCTGACGGCAATTGCCTCGCGCGGCAATGGAATCAGTATTCAAGAACTGGTTTCCATCATGTCTTTGCCCCGGACGAGCCTGCTGAGATTGCTCGACAGTCTTGCCCACTATGGCTTGGTGGAGCGAGACGATCAGCGGCAGTACTACGTGACGGATGCGTTCCACGAATGGCGCCGTCGCGATCCCGACCAGCATTTGCGGGACCGTTTTGCTCCCATGATGAGGCGGGTGACGGATGAGCTTGGCGAGATGACAACGCTCGGACGCTTGGCTGGAAGGGTCATCAAGCATGTTCACTGCGAGGAGCCGGATCGGCGGGTTCGGGTTACCAATCCGATGGGGCGCCGATTTCGTATCGAAACCTTGGCAATGGGTAAACTCGTCTTGACGGTGCGTCCTGATCTGATTCCGGGGGATGCCAGCCAAAAGTTTCTGGGTGAGTTGGAGGAGATCCGGGAGCGAGGTTTTGCCATGAACTTTGCGGAGTCCGAAGAGGCGATCGTGGCCTGGGGGATCTGGCTTGGCGAGCCGTCGCCCTTGACTCCCTTGATGGCGATCACCTGGCCGGACTTTCGTTTTTCTCAGGAGTCCTTGGATCAGGCAAGGGAGCTCTTGCGGAAGGAGAGCTCGGATCTAGGGCCTTTTCCTCTGTTCGCTTAG
- a CDS encoding TolC family protein, whose translation MFRFSYLTQLTAFTLFAFSVRTYSQPLSKIQVFELALAHNPELQAARSLVEEAIARSSYAGRLSNPELSIEYAADWVFNNEGEATFGVGISQSFPLTKRLSVLKNISAQEIELAKAELENRERLLMLDVALACNELSYIEAELALRHSLVEIDEKFAEFVDDRIAAAEASSLDANQIRIELLALKQEISRLEVNRLRLLGELSGLLGSDQLVEVELLEQSVVLSSGLDLPEYSRDDLDTHPEYQLRRRLFEIADSRKSLVLAERWEDITVGLMLEDERSVDEPLGIGNDRFLGVSVSIPLPIRKGNKALYSEAFAASRRQEQALENIEDELLKNAEVLRREVLSLYEQTRYFNENVSALLESNIAEMSEAYGSGLVSLGELFRSQSQALNLRSRQLEMVRDYERALIQWRSATAKTL comes from the coding sequence ATGTTCAGATTTTCATACCTTACTCAACTTACTGCGTTTACGCTTTTTGCTTTTTCAGTCCGTACCTACTCACAACCGCTCTCAAAGATTCAGGTTTTCGAGCTCGCCCTCGCTCACAATCCCGAGTTGCAGGCAGCTCGAAGTCTCGTCGAGGAGGCTATCGCTAGGAGCTCATATGCAGGACGACTCTCCAATCCTGAATTGAGCATCGAATACGCTGCGGACTGGGTTTTTAACAATGAAGGGGAGGCAACTTTCGGAGTCGGGATTTCCCAATCGTTTCCGCTGACCAAGCGACTTTCCGTACTCAAAAACATATCTGCTCAGGAGATAGAGCTCGCTAAGGCCGAACTGGAAAATCGAGAGCGTCTGCTGATGCTCGACGTCGCTTTAGCGTGCAATGAATTGTCGTACATAGAAGCGGAGTTGGCTTTGAGGCATTCTTTGGTCGAGATCGATGAGAAATTCGCTGAGTTTGTGGATGATCGAATCGCCGCAGCCGAAGCCTCTAGTCTCGACGCGAACCAAATCCGTATAGAGCTTCTTGCTCTGAAGCAGGAGATAAGTCGCTTAGAGGTAAATCGCCTCAGACTCCTGGGAGAACTTAGCGGCTTACTTGGCTCGGATCAATTAGTGGAGGTAGAGCTTCTGGAGCAAAGCGTTGTGCTTTCTTCAGGTTTAGATTTGCCGGAGTACAGTCGCGACGATCTGGATACGCATCCGGAATATCAATTGAGACGTAGGTTGTTTGAAATCGCGGATTCTAGAAAATCGCTCGTTTTGGCCGAGAGGTGGGAAGATATCACGGTGGGGCTCATGCTGGAAGACGAGAGGTCTGTCGATGAGCCTTTGGGAATAGGAAACGATCGGTTTCTAGGCGTCTCGGTATCGATACCATTGCCCATTCGTAAGGGTAACAAGGCTCTCTATTCGGAGGCTTTTGCAGCGAGTCGCAGACAGGAGCAGGCCCTTGAAAATATAGAGGATGAGCTTTTGAAGAACGCGGAAGTTCTGAGGCGAGAAGTCCTTAGCCTGTATGAACAAACACGATACTTTAACGAAAACGTAAGTGCACTTTTGGAAAGTAACATTGCTGAAATGAGCGAAGCTTACGGTTCCGGTCTCGTAAGTTTGGGAGAGCTGTTTCGCTCCCAGAGTCAGGCCCTTAATTTGAGATCTCGCCAACTTGAAATGGTGCGAGATTACGAGAGGGCTCTTATCCAGTGGCGTAGCGCTACAGCCAAAACACTTTAA
- a CDS encoding TIM barrel protein: MSNSVLSSLDALKIELPSWGFADTGTRFGKFFQAASAIDTADKFADAGMVNKITGCCPTVAVHVLWDFQKGQDPKEVAAAAEKHGLKIGSINPNLFQDQLYKTGSFGSADPAARSAAVQHGVECTELGKVVESNTITYWFADGTNYPGQDDIRARKRRFEACLKSCYEALSPSQKMLVEYKPFEPAFYQTDIADWGMSYVMCKKLGPQAKVLVDTGHHYQSQNIEQIVAWLLDEEMLGGFHFNDRRYADDDLTLGSIDPYQIFRIFSEIHGYAAETGEYPEIDYMIDQSHNLKPKIEAMIQTVTTAQELWLKAALVDREALHKAQISGNIVDAEAVLKKAFNTDVTAMLAEWRESKGVAADPLAAYRESGYAEEIEADRTRRRKEAGITQESSYA; encoded by the coding sequence ATGAGTAATTCCGTACTATCTTCTCTCGACGCTCTCAAAATTGAACTGCCTTCATGGGGCTTTGCGGACACTGGCACTCGCTTCGGAAAGTTCTTCCAAGCCGCCTCTGCTATCGACACGGCCGACAAGTTTGCCGATGCGGGGATGGTAAACAAGATCACAGGCTGTTGCCCAACAGTAGCGGTACACGTGCTGTGGGATTTCCAGAAAGGGCAGGACCCGAAGGAAGTCGCTGCTGCAGCGGAAAAGCACGGGCTGAAAATCGGCTCAATCAACCCGAATCTCTTCCAAGACCAGCTTTACAAAACTGGCTCTTTTGGAAGTGCCGACCCAGCGGCTCGCTCCGCAGCAGTTCAGCATGGCGTTGAGTGCACTGAGCTCGGTAAGGTCGTTGAGAGCAACACTATCACCTACTGGTTTGCCGATGGTACCAACTACCCAGGCCAAGATGATATCCGTGCTCGCAAGCGCCGTTTCGAAGCATGCTTGAAAAGTTGCTACGAAGCTCTCTCCCCCAGCCAGAAAATGCTGGTGGAGTACAAGCCTTTTGAACCGGCCTTCTATCAGACCGACATCGCAGATTGGGGTATGTCTTACGTGATGTGCAAGAAGCTTGGTCCACAGGCCAAGGTTCTGGTCGATACAGGGCATCACTACCAGTCCCAGAACATCGAGCAGATCGTCGCTTGGTTGTTGGACGAAGAGATGCTTGGCGGGTTCCACTTTAATGATCGTCGTTACGCCGATGATGATTTGACCCTCGGTTCTATCGATCCGTACCAGATCTTCCGTATCTTCTCCGAGATTCACGGCTATGCTGCAGAGACCGGAGAGTACCCAGAGATCGACTACATGATCGACCAGTCTCACAACCTGAAGCCAAAGATCGAAGCGATGATTCAGACTGTGACTACCGCTCAAGAACTTTGGCTTAAGGCGGCTTTGGTTGACCGTGAGGCACTTCATAAGGCTCAGATCTCTGGCAACATCGTAGACGCCGAAGCCGTTTTGAAGAAGGCTTTCAATACAGACGTGACTGCGATGCTTGCTGAATGGCGTGAGTCCAAGGGCGTCGCAGCTGATCCATTGGCTGCGTATCGTGAGTCCGGATACGCTGAAGAGATCGAAGCTGACCGTACTCGCCGCCGCAAGGAAGCAGGCATCACGCAAGAAAGCAGCTACGCTTAA
- a CDS encoding efflux RND transporter periplasmic adaptor subunit, with the protein MKMKQVAVPFLVAGLCISLNVRGADRVILDEIGVRNLRIETVEADLRDFEETVFAIGRIEEIPSSRSVLSSRIAGRVISLEAFEGDTVSEGQLLARVESRQPGNPPPTIDLLAPQQGLIVDSHIRLGQPVEPDNELLDISDRTKVWAVAKIPEQDAAEVRIGTRAHIRIPALGESSVDATLFRFSVEADRTSGAVEGIFLLDNPDGRLSPGMRAEFSIVLGQRSDVLAIPREAVQGDPAQRVVFARDFDLPNAFVKLPVVLGEKNNEYVEVVAGLFPGDEVVTRGSYSLSFTGSGGGLSLKEALDAAHGHAHNEDGSEITDDHDHESEHDDESEHDHEDEGVHEETHDHTSSKALWVYSVLVTVLCLWMAQRVFFGKKAREE; encoded by the coding sequence ATGAAAATGAAACAAGTAGCCGTACCTTTTTTGGTCGCCGGACTTTGTATTTCCCTAAACGTTCGAGGAGCCGATAGGGTGATTCTTGACGAGATCGGGGTTAGAAATTTGAGAATCGAGACCGTGGAGGCTGATCTCAGAGATTTTGAGGAAACTGTCTTTGCGATTGGTAGAATTGAAGAGATTCCATCTAGCCGTTCCGTTCTCTCCTCCCGGATTGCAGGTCGTGTGATAAGCTTGGAGGCATTCGAAGGGGACACTGTATCCGAAGGGCAATTACTCGCTCGGGTAGAAAGCCGACAGCCCGGGAATCCTCCTCCGACGATCGATCTTTTAGCTCCGCAGCAGGGCTTGATAGTGGATTCGCATATCCGTCTCGGTCAACCGGTCGAACCTGACAATGAGTTGCTGGATATATCCGATCGCACTAAGGTCTGGGCGGTTGCGAAGATTCCTGAACAAGATGCTGCTGAGGTGCGGATCGGTACTCGCGCCCACATCCGAATTCCGGCTCTGGGAGAATCGTCCGTTGATGCGACCCTTTTTCGGTTTAGTGTGGAAGCTGACCGGACATCGGGAGCGGTCGAAGGGATCTTCCTCTTAGACAATCCAGACGGACGCCTGAGTCCTGGTATGAGGGCGGAATTTTCCATTGTTCTGGGGCAGCGATCGGACGTGCTCGCCATACCGAGAGAAGCTGTTCAAGGCGATCCCGCTCAGCGGGTAGTATTCGCAAGGGACTTTGATTTGCCCAACGCGTTCGTTAAATTGCCGGTCGTTCTCGGCGAGAAGAACAACGAATATGTCGAGGTTGTGGCGGGTTTATTTCCTGGTGATGAGGTGGTGACCCGTGGTTCCTACTCGCTTTCGTTCACGGGTTCTGGCGGAGGCCTTTCTTTAAAGGAAGCCTTGGATGCGGCGCATGGACACGCCCACAATGAAGATGGATCTGAAATCACCGACGACCATGATCACGAGTCGGAGCATGATGACGAATCGGAGCATGATCACGAAGATGAGGGTGTTCATGAGGAAACGCACGATCACACTTCAAGCAAGGCTCTCTGGGTGTATTCAGTTCTGGTGACAGTTCTTTGTCTGTGGATGGCCCAAAGGGTCTTTTTTGGAAAGAAGGCGAGGGAGGAATAG
- a CDS encoding helix-turn-helix domain-containing protein — translation MPEFHATYLPASETKSPWQVDTLGAGYSKTEPGESYPPSNHPEDHLFEWERGRVLDEYQILFVSRGSGILETEETGPVSLEAPFVFLLFPGVWHRYRPDPVRGWEEHWIAFDGSYIRSLHEQGIVNRQQPIFEVGHADMILTQFQIVHDEAKAESLGFRRIVASAIIQILALSTSLPSRQKEEQQAVRASIRKACFLIRERTNEAISAEELAAELNVGYTYFRRMFKRYTGLSPKLYHTQLRLERAKRLLRESDQTVGEIASHLNFDSPFHFSNWFKKRTGAAPKNWRESVSPT, via the coding sequence ATGCCAGAATTTCATGCCACCTACCTGCCTGCCTCCGAAACCAAGTCGCCTTGGCAGGTCGACACCTTGGGAGCCGGTTACTCTAAAACCGAGCCGGGCGAAAGCTACCCTCCCAGTAACCACCCCGAAGATCATCTTTTCGAGTGGGAACGTGGCAGAGTTTTGGATGAATATCAAATCCTCTTCGTATCTCGTGGTAGCGGTATCCTGGAAACGGAGGAAACAGGGCCCGTCAGTCTGGAAGCACCCTTTGTTTTCCTTCTTTTTCCGGGAGTGTGGCATCGCTATCGTCCCGATCCGGTCAGAGGATGGGAAGAGCACTGGATCGCCTTCGATGGATCTTACATTCGATCCTTGCACGAACAGGGAATTGTAAACCGCCAACAGCCGATTTTTGAGGTGGGCCACGCCGACATGATTTTGACCCAATTCCAAATCGTCCACGACGAAGCAAAAGCGGAATCTCTGGGCTTTCGCCGCATCGTGGCTTCCGCGATCATTCAGATACTGGCACTATCCACGAGCCTACCAAGTCGCCAAAAAGAAGAACAGCAAGCGGTCCGTGCCTCCATCCGAAAGGCCTGCTTTCTTATCCGAGAACGCACCAACGAAGCAATATCTGCAGAGGAGTTGGCCGCAGAGCTAAATGTCGGCTACACCTACTTCCGACGTATGTTCAAGCGATACACCGGCTTGAGCCCCAAACTCTATCATACCCAGCTACGATTGGAGCGAGCCAAGCGACTCTTGCGGGAGAGCGACCAAACCGTGGGCGAAATCGCATCCCACCTAAACTTCGACAGCCCCTTCCATTTTTCCAATTGGTTCAAGAAGCGTACCGGGGCCGCGCCGAAAAACTGGCGGGAAAGCGTTTCCCCGACCTGA